One window from the genome of Oryza glaberrima chromosome 3, OglaRS2, whole genome shotgun sequence encodes:
- the LOC127766686 gene encoding LRR receptor-like serine/threonine-protein kinase RPK2, which produces MVAARRSAASSSFFLLLLVLAVRVRASSDRVQERDRSALLELRGAAGLLGRWPTGSAVADHCSWPGVTCDASRRVVAVAVAAPPASGSSELAGELFPAVGLLTELRELSLPSRGLRGEIPAEIWRLEKLEVVNLAGNSLHGALPLAFPPRMRVLDLASNRLHGEIQGSLSDCKSLMRLNLSGNRLTGSVPGVLGGLPKLKQLDLSQNLLTGRIPSELGDCRELRSLQLFSNLLEGSIPPEIGRLRRLQVLDISSNRLNGPVPMELGNCMDLSVLILTSQFDAVNLSEFNMFIGGIPESVTALPKLRMLWAPRAGFEGNIPSNWGRCHSLEMVNLAENLLSGVIPRELGQCSNLKFLNLSSNKLSGSIDNGLCPHCMAVFDVSRNELSGTIPACANKGCTPQLLDDMPSRYLSFFMSKALAQPSSGYCKSGNCSVVYHNFANNNLGGHLTSLPFSADRFGNKILYAFHVDYNNFTGSLHEILLEQCNNVEGLIVSFRDNKISGRLTEEMSTKCSAIRALDLAGNRITGVMPGNIGLLSALVKMDISRNLLEGQIPSSFKELKSMKFLSLAENNLSGTIPSCLGKLRSLEVLDLSSNSLSGKIPRNLVTLTYLTSLLLNNNKLSGNIPDIAPSASLSIFNISFNNLSGPLPLNMHSLACNSIQGNPSLQPCGLSTLANTVMKARSLAEGDVPPSDSATVDSGGGFSKIEIASITSASAIVAVLLALIILYIYTRKCASRQSRRSIRRREVTVFVDIGAPLTYETVVRATGSFNASNCIGSGGFGATYKAEIAPGVLVAIKRLAIGRFQGVQQFQAEVKTLGRCRHPNLVTLIGYHLSDSEMFLIYNFLPGGNLERFIQERAKRPIDWRMLHKIALDIARALGFLHDSCVPRILHRDVKPSNILLDNEYNAYLSDFGLARLLGNSETHATTGVAGTFGYVAPEYAMTCRVSDKADVYSYGVVLLELISDKKALDPSFSPYGNGFNIVAWACMLLQKGRTREFFIEGLWDVAPHDDLIEILHLGIKCTVDSLSSRPTMKQVVRRLKELRPPSY; this is translated from the coding sequence ATGGTGGCGGCTCGCCGgagcgcggcctcctcctccttcttcctcctcctgctggtGCTCGCCGTCCGCGTCCGCGCCTCTTCCGACCGTGTCCAAGAACGGGACAGATCGGCTCTCCTCGAGCTCCGGGGCGCCGCCGGGCTGCTGGGGCGGTGGCCGACGGGCTCCGCCGTCGCTGACCACTGCTCCTGGCCCGGGGTGACCTGCGATGCGAGTCGccgggtcgtcgccgtcgccgtcgccgcgcccccTGCCTCGGGGAGctcggagctcgccggcgagctttTCCCGGCGGTGGGGCTCCTCACCGAGCTGAGGGAGCTCTCCTTACCCTCGCGCGGCCTTCGCGGCGAGATCCCCGCGGAGATCTGGAGGCTGGAGAAGCTCGAGGTGGTCAACCTCGCGGGGAACTCTCTCCATGGCGCGCTTCCTCTCGCCTTCCCGCCGCGGATGAGGGTGCTTGACCTCGCCTCCAACCGTCTGCATGGTGAGATTCAGGGCTCTCTCTCGGACTGCAAGAGCTTGATGAGGTTGAACCTTTCCGGCAACCGCCTCACCGGCTCGGTGCCGGGTGTTCTTGGCGGCTTGCCCAAGTTGAAGCAGCTTGACTTGTCCCAGAACCTTCTTACCGGAAGAATTCCCTCAGAATTGGGGGATTGTCGGGAGCTCCGCTCCCTGCAGCTGTTCTCCAATTTGCTGGAAGGTTCAATTCCACCAGAGATTGGAAGGTTGAGGAGGTTGCAGGTTTTGGACATATCGAGTAACCGATTGAACGGTCCGGTTCCAATGGAACTAGGGAATTGCATGGATTTGTCGGTACTCATATTGACGAGCCAGTTTGATGCTGTGAATTTATCTGAGTTCAATATGTTTATAGGAGGAATTCCGGAAAGTGTGACAGCTTTGCCAAAGCTTCGGATGCTATGGGCGCCAAGGGCAGGTTTTGAAGGGAACATTCCGAGCAATTGGGGAAGGTGTCATAGTTTGGAAATGGTTAACCTTGCGGAGAACTTACTCTCTGGAGTGATTCCAAGGGAGCTAGGGCAGTGCAGTAACCTCAAGTTTCTCAACCTCAGCTCGAATAAATTGTCTGGTTCTATTGATAACGGTCTTTGTCCGCATTGTATGGCTGTTTTTGATGTCAGCAGAAATGAACTATCCGGCACAATTCCAGCATGTGCTAACAAAGGTTGCACACCCCAGCTTTTGGATGACATGCCATCTCGTTATCTGTCATTCTTCATGTCCAAAGCTCTAGCACAGCCATCATCGGGGTATTGCAAATCAGGAAATTGTTCTGTTGTATACCATAATTTTGCAAATAACAATCTTGGAGGCCACCTTACATCATTGCCATTTAGTGCAGACCGATTTGGGAACAAGATATTGTATGCTTTTCATGTTGATTACAATAACTTCACAGGATCTTTGCATGAAATTTTGCTGGAACAGTGTAATAATGTGGAGGGGTTGATTGTCAGTTTCCGGGACAACAAGATATCTGGTCGGCTCACAGAAGAAATGAGTACAAAATGCAGTGCTATCAGAGCATTGGATCTTGCTGGCAATCGAATAACAGGAGTGATGCCTGGTAACATTGGTTTGTTGAGTGCTCTTGTCAAGATGGACATCAGTAGGAATTTGCTTGAGGGTCAAATTCCTTCCAGTTTCAAAGAGCTTAAGAGCATGAAATTTCTGTCATTAGCTGAGAATAATCTCAGTGGCACCATACCATCCTGTTTGGGTAAGTTGAGATCACTGGAGGTTTTGGATCTCTCGTCTAACTCCCTATCTGGAAAGATCCCTAGGAATCTTGTGACACTGACATATCTTACTTCACTTTTGCTGAACAATAATAAGCTTTCCGGAAACATTCCTGATATTGCCCCATCAGCATCACTATCCATTTTTAACATTTCATTCAATAACTTGTCTGGCCCATTGCCTTTGAATATGCACTCATTGGCATGCAACAGTATTCAGGGAAATCCATCCCTCCAGCCTTGTGGGTTGTCTACACTCGCAAATACAGTAATGAAGGCCCGATCACTCGCAGAAGGAGATGTTCCACCATCAGATAGTGCAACTGTTGATAGTGGTGGCGGCTTCAGCAAAATAGAGATTGCCTCAATTACATCAGCATCAGCTATTGTTGCAGTTCTCTTGGCTCTGATTATCCTATATATTTACACACGGAAATGTGCATCAAGACAGTCAAGACGTTCAATCAGGAGAAGGGAAGTGACTGTTTTTGTGGATATTGGTGCTCCATTGACGTATGAGACTGTTGTACGTGCTACGGGGAGTTTTAATGCAAGCAATTGTATTGGAAGTGGTGGCTTTGGAGCAACATACAAAGCTGAGATTGCACCTGGAGTTCTGGTGGCGATAAAGAGGCTTGCGATTGGAAGGTTCCAAGGTGTTCAGCAATTCCAAGCAGAGGTAAAAACTCTTGGGAGGTGTCGCCATCCCAATCTTGTGACACTCATAGGATACCATCTCAGTGATTCAGAGATGTttcttatatataattttcttccTGGTGGTAATTTGGAAAGATTTATACAAGAAAGGGCTAAGAGACCTATTGACTGGAGAATGCTTCACAAAATTGCTCTAGATATTGCACGTGCACTTGGATTCCTTCATGATAGCTGTGTCCCACGCATTCTGCACCGAGACGTGAAACCAAGCAACATTTTACTTGATAATGAATACAATGCATACCTTTCTGATTTTGGATTAGCAAGACTACTCGGGAATTCAGAAACACACGCAACAACTGGTGTAGCAGGTACTTTTGGATATGTTGCTCCAGAGTATGCCATGACATGTCGTGTTTCTGATAAGGCAGATGTGTACAGCTATGGAGTTGTACTTCTTGAGCTTATTTCAGACAAGAAAGCACTGGACCCTTCTTTTTCTCCATATG
- the LOC127765138 gene encoding PLASMODESMATA CALLOSE-BINDING PROTEIN 2 has product MAATAPRLLLMALMAAALAGRSEGAWCICRQDMPDSTLQKTLDYACGDGADCKPIQQSGACFSPDTVKAHCSYAVNSFYQRNNQNSQACVFSGTATLVTTDPSSNGCMYPASASAAGTGTPTSGNGGSTGVDGPPGMGLGPSSFNDNSGASLLPEVGTAMWILILACSIMVLNFS; this is encoded by the exons ATGGCGGCGACCGCGCCTCGTCTCCTCCTGATGGCTCTCatggccgccgccctcgccggccggTCAG AGGGGGCGTGGTGCATTTGCAGGCAGGACATGCCGGACAGCACGCTGCAGAAGACGCTGGACTACgcgtgcggcgacggcgccgactGCAAGCCCATCCAGCAGAGCGGCGCCTGCTTCAGCCCGGACACCGTCAAGGCCCACTGTTCCTACGCCGTCAACAGCTTCTACCAGCGCAACAACCAGAACTCCCAGGCCTGCGTCTTCTCTGGCACCGCCACCCTCGTCACCACCGACCCAA GCTCCAACGGCTGCATGTACCCTGCCTCTGCTAG CGCTGCTGGGACGGGCACACCGACAAGCGGCAACGGGGGCAGCACTGGCGTGGACGGCCCTCCTGGAATGGGGCTAGGTCCTTCAAGCTTCAACGACAACAGTGGCGCCAGCCTCCTCCCGGAGGTCGGAACGGCGATGTGGATACTGATCCTCGCTTGCTCAATCATGGTTCTGAACTTTAGTTAG
- the LOC127769016 gene encoding protein CANDIDATE G-PROTEIN COUPLED RECEPTOR 2-like: protein MRRWLAEGVMELAVGAPESNSSSSSSPSGATPSSGGPMWWVSGCHGTVYSLAVMLPSLAFVGFLAWQARRSFRRLSYGRSHVVVVAYYALLWAVAVLNLLWCFLQAWQCMPDRAFSWNVLSLFTKSGMLFLEVSLIAFLLQGNETSGFESLARTFVISGAVVAADVLLKTIYVFGFGVSLFIDVDQGTGGKWGLWFLHKLVLTGVYGLIVFMYHSRWRDRLPAKPAYYNYVCAMLLLNGISLFGCFLVATGAGFGLWLYNLTSVCYHSLYLPLLYVTFLADFFQEEDMLLENVYYSEMKDAGFFDADWD, encoded by the exons ATGCGGAGGTGGCTGGCGGAGGGGGTCATGGAGCTGGCGGTGGGGGCGCCGGAGtcgaactcctcctcctcctcctccccgtcgggCGCGACGCCGTCGTCGGGGGGCCCGATGTGGTGGGTGTCGGGGTGCCACGGGACGGTGTACAGCCTGGCGGTGATGCTCCCGTCGCTGGCGTTCGTCGGGTTCCTGGCGTGGCAGGCGCGCCGGAGCTTCCGCCGCCTCAGCTACGGCCGctcccacgtcgtcgtcgtcgcctacTACGCGCTCCTCTgggccgtcgccgtcctcaacCTCCTCTGGTGCTTCCTGCAG GCGTGGCAATGTATGCCTGATAGGGCGTTCTCATGGAATGTGCTGTCTCTGTTTACCAAATCAGGGATGTTATTCTTGGAAGTTAGTCTCATAGCATTTCTGCTTCAAGGAAACGAAACCAGTGGTTTTGAATCTTTGGCACGTACGTTTGTTATCTCTGGAGCTGTAGTTGCTGCTGATGTATTGCTCAAG actatatatgtttttggGTTTGGTGTCTCTTTGTTCATTGATGTTGACCAAGGAACTGGTGGGAAGTGGGGCCTATGGTTTCTACACAAATTGGTGCTTACTGGTGTCTATGGCCTGATTGTGTTCATGTATCACTCAAGGTGGAGAGACAGGTTACCTG CAAAACCAGCATATTATAACTATGTCTGTGCGATGTTACTACTGAATGGCATATCACTGTTTGGATGTTTCCTTGTTGCAACTGGAGCTGGATTTGGTTTATG GTTGTACAATCTCACCAGTGTATGTTATCATTCTCTTTACCTTCCGCTTCTCTATGTGACTTTCCTAGCAGACTTTTTCCAG GAGGAAGATATGCTCCTAGAGAACGTCTACTACTCAGAGATGAAAGACGCTGGGTTCTTTGATGCTGACTGGGATTGA
- the LOC127765485 gene encoding protein LEO1 homolog isoform X2 has product MEEGQGESQGSSGMAQEIEADSHDVELGNQSTQVHMKGVNTAEGGHVKRTITSETRSTENEEDHEVLHDAFDDNDKDGLAPYGSRDDNKHAHESLMNDEGPYEELLPEDMVDEDKHYEPGENIEHELKDKPLGPPLNLVVPRMLPPGQPDRMNVIKVSNIMGVNPKPFDPETYVEEDALTDESGGRKKIRLEDNIVRWKIVKNADGTESRESNARFVKWKDGSIQLLIGNEVLDISVNDSNHDNSNLFLRNGKGLMQSQGRLLQKMRFMPSSLSSRSHRLLTALVDSQNKKTIKMQTWIDENDPEKVKEEREKAEGENIRASSSLQRKREQVKRKYSQPLRKRRKLTPGFLEDALEEDEAPGVGYNQRRGPGHAHFEDSLEAEALSKRHVTNAKKANVGKAVPSPSVPKHQVNEYSKSESEESEYETDVEDIDNSPTNGREDDMDEEEEEDPEEVIGDTSMSDENNEEQEHVKERKGFNSDDESPPRKQPLNRRKTVVFDSDDE; this is encoded by the exons ATG GAGGAAGGGCAAGGTGAAAGCCAAGGGTCAAGTGGCATGGCCCAGGAAATTGAGGCTGACTCTCATGATGTGGAACTTGGCAATCAGAGTACACAAGTTCACATGAAAGGCGTGAATACTGCAGAGGGAGGTCATGTCAAGAGAACAATAACCAGCGAAACAAG GTCAACAGAGAACGAAGAAGACCATGAAGTTCTCCATGATGCTTTTGATGATAACGATAAGGATGGGCTTGCTCCATATGGTTCTCGAGATGACAATAAACATGCCCAT GAATCACTTATGAATGATGAAGGCCCCTATGAGGAATTACTTCCAGAGGACATGGTTGATGAAGATAAGCATTATGAACCGGGTGAAAATATTGAACATGAACTGAAAGATAAGCCACTTGGTCCTCCGCTGAATTTGGTGGTTCCACGTATGCTGCCACCTGGTCAACCTGACAGA ATGAATGTGATCAAGGTTTCAAATATTATGGGGGTTAATCCAAAACCTTTTGATCCTGAAACATATGTGGAGGAGGATGCTTTGACAGATGAATCTGGGGGCAGGAAAAAAATACGCTTGGAGGATAATATTGTCCGCTGGAAAATCGTTAAGAACGCTGATGGCACCGAATCT CGTGAAAGCAATGCACGTTTTGTAAAGTGGAAAGATGGAAGCATACAACTGCTGATTGGCAATGAAGTTCTTGATATATCTGTAAATGACTCAAATCATGATAATTCCAACCTGTTTCTGAGGAATGGAAAG GGGCTTATGCAATCACAAGGAAGGCTTCTACAGAAGATGAGGTTTATGCCTTCTTCACTGTCCTCACGATCCCATCGCTTATTAACTGCTCTTGTTGATTctcaaaacaagaaaacaatCAAGATGCAAACATGGATTGATGAAAATGATCCTGAGAAAgtgaaggaagaaagagaaaag GCTGAAGGAGAAAATATTCGAGCTAGTTCAAGTCTTCAACGAAAAAGAGAACAGGTGAAGCGCAAATACAGTCAGCCTCTTAGGAAAAGGCGGAAGCTTACCCCAGGTTTTCTGGAAGATGCATTAGAGGAG GATGAGGCACCTGGTGTTGGTTATAATCAGCGCCGAGGCCCAGGCCATGCACATTTTGAGGATAGCTTGGAGGCTGAAGCACTTTCTAAGAGACACGTAACTAATGCAAAGAAG GCAAATGTAGGGAAAGCTGTTCCTTCTCCCAGTGTACCCAAGCATCAGGTGAATGAGTATTCCAAGAGTGAAAGTGAGGAATCAGAGTATGAAACAGATGTCGAGGATATAGATAATTCACCAACAAATGGAAGGGAAGATGACATggatgaagaggaggaagaagacccaGAAGAAGTCATAGGTGATACTTCCATGTCAGATGAAAATAATGAG GAACAAGAGCATGTAAAGGAGCGCAAAGGGTTCAACTCTGACGACGAATCTCCACCAAGGAAACAGCCTCTTAATCGTAGAAAGACGGTTGTTTTTGACAGTGATGACGAGTGA
- the LOC127765485 gene encoding protein LEO1 homolog isoform X1, which yields MADGWGTGKGDVEEERNQIMQKIFGDESGEEVVVEEEEEEEDPEEYLAHDGDDATSGGDRGSGGGGGDGGQLQDRRLASPAAEVVEEEYGLEDNGHGGDQWEEGQGESQGSSGMAQEIEADSHDVELGNQSTQVHMKGVNTAEGGHVKRTITSETRSTENEEDHEVLHDAFDDNDKDGLAPYGSRDDNKHAHESLMNDEGPYEELLPEDMVDEDKHYEPGENIEHELKDKPLGPPLNLVVPRMLPPGQPDRMNVIKVSNIMGVNPKPFDPETYVEEDALTDESGGRKKIRLEDNIVRWKIVKNADGTESRESNARFVKWKDGSIQLLIGNEVLDISVNDSNHDNSNLFLRNGKGLMQSQGRLLQKMRFMPSSLSSRSHRLLTALVDSQNKKTIKMQTWIDENDPEKVKEEREKAEGENIRASSSLQRKREQVKRKYSQPLRKRRKLTPGFLEDALEEDEAPGVGYNQRRGPGHAHFEDSLEAEALSKRHVTNAKKANVGKAVPSPSVPKHQVNEYSKSESEESEYETDVEDIDNSPTNGREDDMDEEEEEDPEEVIGDTSMSDENNEEQEHVKERKGFNSDDESPPRKQPLNRRKTVVFDSDDE from the exons aTGGCGGACGGGTGGGGCACGGGGAAGGGggacgtggaggaggagcgGAACCAGATTATGCAGAAGATCTTCGGCGACGAGTccggcgaggaggtggtggtggaggaggaggaggaggaggaggacccgGAGGAGTACCTggcgcacgacggcgacgatgcgACGAGTGGCGGTGAtcgcggtagcggcggcggcggcggggatgggggCCAGCTGCAggaccgccgcctcgcgtcCCCTGCGGCGGAGGTGGTCGAGGAGGAGTACGGGTTGGAGGAcaacggccacggcggcgaccaATGG GAGGAAGGGCAAGGTGAAAGCCAAGGGTCAAGTGGCATGGCCCAGGAAATTGAGGCTGACTCTCATGATGTGGAACTTGGCAATCAGAGTACACAAGTTCACATGAAAGGCGTGAATACTGCAGAGGGAGGTCATGTCAAGAGAACAATAACCAGCGAAACAAG GTCAACAGAGAACGAAGAAGACCATGAAGTTCTCCATGATGCTTTTGATGATAACGATAAGGATGGGCTTGCTCCATATGGTTCTCGAGATGACAATAAACATGCCCAT GAATCACTTATGAATGATGAAGGCCCCTATGAGGAATTACTTCCAGAGGACATGGTTGATGAAGATAAGCATTATGAACCGGGTGAAAATATTGAACATGAACTGAAAGATAAGCCACTTGGTCCTCCGCTGAATTTGGTGGTTCCACGTATGCTGCCACCTGGTCAACCTGACAGA ATGAATGTGATCAAGGTTTCAAATATTATGGGGGTTAATCCAAAACCTTTTGATCCTGAAACATATGTGGAGGAGGATGCTTTGACAGATGAATCTGGGGGCAGGAAAAAAATACGCTTGGAGGATAATATTGTCCGCTGGAAAATCGTTAAGAACGCTGATGGCACCGAATCT CGTGAAAGCAATGCACGTTTTGTAAAGTGGAAAGATGGAAGCATACAACTGCTGATTGGCAATGAAGTTCTTGATATATCTGTAAATGACTCAAATCATGATAATTCCAACCTGTTTCTGAGGAATGGAAAG GGGCTTATGCAATCACAAGGAAGGCTTCTACAGAAGATGAGGTTTATGCCTTCTTCACTGTCCTCACGATCCCATCGCTTATTAACTGCTCTTGTTGATTctcaaaacaagaaaacaatCAAGATGCAAACATGGATTGATGAAAATGATCCTGAGAAAgtgaaggaagaaagagaaaag GCTGAAGGAGAAAATATTCGAGCTAGTTCAAGTCTTCAACGAAAAAGAGAACAGGTGAAGCGCAAATACAGTCAGCCTCTTAGGAAAAGGCGGAAGCTTACCCCAGGTTTTCTGGAAGATGCATTAGAGGAG GATGAGGCACCTGGTGTTGGTTATAATCAGCGCCGAGGCCCAGGCCATGCACATTTTGAGGATAGCTTGGAGGCTGAAGCACTTTCTAAGAGACACGTAACTAATGCAAAGAAG GCAAATGTAGGGAAAGCTGTTCCTTCTCCCAGTGTACCCAAGCATCAGGTGAATGAGTATTCCAAGAGTGAAAGTGAGGAATCAGAGTATGAAACAGATGTCGAGGATATAGATAATTCACCAACAAATGGAAGGGAAGATGACATggatgaagaggaggaagaagacccaGAAGAAGTCATAGGTGATACTTCCATGTCAGATGAAAATAATGAG GAACAAGAGCATGTAAAGGAGCGCAAAGGGTTCAACTCTGACGACGAATCTCCACCAAGGAAACAGCCTCTTAATCGTAGAAAGACGGTTGTTTTTGACAGTGATGACGAGTGA
- the LOC127767745 gene encoding uncharacterized protein LOC127767745 gives MLAKVNESGIKDTSVNRSTSGFQQDANYEFSNRALQHGYSVPGPVFEEKSFSAAQEFVQNSHQFDHFLRPFRPGQCEGMQMPNDSLDITQRSILSNASCLDHAEEITSYDTDGYDDRTISFGSSCSTIPASYPYISPLQRNHLISDTRDCTWTALMQESLEASNSNNGLNEDCSDLTFSNTEFSGGNKMQNQVVWDNGCLTSPSFTSNFLPFPGDAESAFTSASTVCNLQNFVDLPHDMNNNEQDKPSSELRAPQQKGATRSHICQHRDEMHSAEWGTYPGNEDSDLMPAAQDKQNKVLHAQFNSSVINIDGSAGSGMEKLHGLYECEEQMEIDSLLNSFSAPSDAFSQSYEIFQKSESFVGLDKKVKLEESVSATCFSNTVPCMQAGAPESAISDGSSCHQQYNSTSQVTDLFYTSASQWATTSSSVLPLPFCGSNPVSCLGANGEDHLLTDDHTLLHEQRRAVCGTSYDLTDNVANPVLEFTNILDGQSSLNKTYISHDGLVATNGVWKGHRDVMENHPLGVYSSSHARHPQMELPMTRTSHVLLPPPNLSNNPNSSFVRGTELKKAELMGAYSTTENYLDLDNSERKGIICPKSSEQNVAENICNKAAEYQCNDYSQIVCNQQTVLLPLNKASHFGGLPTKKFDGKLVSRQKKRKRATSLLSWHAQVMSGCSKTHHTRKPELDWAHATRRLVEKVDAENMKTKNSTFVSQAQKRLALTTKLMQYILPVLPDRLLAANAIDSCETIVYRTSRLALPDAFNPAISSVSDANNFIPTESMPQNQTSTSEKEDDKLVPEVLETFTMRFDELQNSFSRAERATTFQDLATETRDLERWSILHHFIKLHKYSRLHEDDVSNTRPKPCRSTIRKHAGPDQLPVDFLNSVRCRLLN, from the exons ATGTTGGCAAAAGTAAATGAATCTGGTATAAAAGATACGTCAGTCAACCGCAGTACGTCTGGTTTTCAACAAGATGCTAATTATGAATTCTCAAACCGAGCTTTACAACATGGATATTCAGTTCCCGGACCAGTCTTTGAAGAAAAATCTTTTTCAGCGGCCCAAGAGTTTGTTCAGAATAGTCACCAATTTGACCACTTCTTGAGACCTTTTCGGCCTGGACAATGTGAAGGAATGCAGATGCCAAATGATAGCCTAGACATCACCCAACGCAGCATTCTTTCTAATGCATCGTGTCTTGATCATGCAGAAGAAATAACTTCATATGATACTGATGGTTATGACGATAGAACAATCTCATTTGGAAGTAGCTGTAGCACAATACCTGCAAGTTATCCATATATTAGCCCTTTGCAAAGAAATCACCTCATTTCAGACACACGGGACTGTACTTGGACTGCTCTTATGCAAGAATCTCTGGAAGCGTCTAACAGTAACAATGGACTCAATGAAGATTGCAGTGACTTGACTTTCAGTAATACAGAATTTTCAGGTGGGAATAAAATGCAAAATCAAGTTGTCTGGGACAATGGCTGCCTAACAAGTCCATCTTTTACCTCAAATTTTTTGCCTTTCCCTGGAGATGCTGAGTCCGCATTCACAAGTGCCAGCACTGTTTGTAACTTACAAAATTTTGTTGATCTCCCACATGATATGAATAATAACGAGCAAGACAAACCATCTTCTGAGCTCAGAGCGCCCCAACAGAAAGGGGCAACAAGAAGCCATATTTGTCAACATCGAGATGAAATGCATTCTGCTGAATGGGGAACATATCCTGGTAATGAAGACTCTGATTTGATGCCAGCTGCACAGGATAAGCAGAATAAAGTATTGCATGCACAGTTCAATTCATCTGTTATTAATATAGATGGATCTGCGGGTAGTGGCATGGAAAAGCTACATGGCCTGTATGAATGTGAAGAGCAAATGGAAATTGATTCACTTCTTAATTCATTCAGTGCACCAAGTGATGCTTTTTCACAATCATATGAAATATTCCAGAAAAG TGAAAGTTTTGTTGGTCTTGACAAAAAGGTTAAATTAGAGGAAAGTGTTTCTGCCACATGCTTCAGCAATACCGTTCCTTGTATGCAAGCTGGGGCTCCTGAGTCAGCTATATCTGATGGATCTTCTTGTCATCAACAGTATAATTCTACTTCTCAAGTAACTGATTTATTTTACACTTCAGCATCTCAATGGGCAACAACGTCAAGTTCTGTTTTGCCTTTACCTTTTTGTGGGTCCAATCCAGTGAGTTGCCTGGGGGCAAATGGTGAAGATCACTTGCTTACCGATGACCATACTTTACTGCATGAGCAACGAAGGGCTGTTTGTGGTACTAGCTATGATTTGACTGATAATGTTGCTAATCCTGTTCTTGAGTTCACAAATATTTTGGATGGTCAATCTAGTCTCAACAAAACATATATATCCCATGATGGATTAGTGGCAACCAATGGTGTATGGAAAGGACACCGTGACGTGATGGAAAATCACCCACTCGGAGTATATTCTTCAAGCCATGCCAGGCATCCACAAATGGAGCTGCCCATGACACGTACTTCTCATGTTCTACTGCCTCCTCCAAACCTGTCCAACAACCCCAACTCATCATTTGTCAGAGGAACAGAGCTTAAGAAGGCCGAGCTAATGGGAGCATACAGCACTACAGAGAATTACTTGGATCTTGATAATTCTGAAAGGAAGGGCATCATCTGCCCTAAATCTTCTGAACAAAATGTTGCCGAGAATATTTGTAATAAAGCAGCTGAATACCAATGTAATGATTATAGCCAAATTGTTTGTAATCAGCAAACAGTTCTACTCCCACTGAATAAAGCTTCACATTTCGGTGGTTTGCCAACGAAGAAGTTTGATGGTAAGCTGGTTTCACGGCAAAAAAAGCGGAAAAGGGCAACAAGTCTTCTATCGTGGCATGCACAAGTAATGTCTGGTTGTAGCAAGACACATCATACAAG AAAACCTGAGTTGGATTGGGCTCATGCTACCAGGAGATTGGTTGAGAAG GTAGATGCTGAAAATATGAAGACGAAAAATAGCACATTTGTGTCTCAAGCTCAGAAAAGACTTGCTTTGACAACTAAGCTGATGCAGTACATACTTCCTGTTCTGCCAGATAGACTTCTTGCAGCAAATGCTATTGATTCCTGTGAAACCATTGTATACCGCACTTCTCGACTGGCCCTTCCTGACGCATTTAACCCAGCTATATCTTCTGTCAGTGATGCAAATAACTTCATACCAACTGAGAGCAT GCCACAGAATCAGACTAGCACTTCTGAAAAGGAAGACGATAAACTTGTACCTGAAGTTCTGGAAACATTCACCATGAGGTTTGATGAGCTGCAAAATTCCTTCTCAAG AGCTGAGAGGGCAACCACGTTTCAAGATTTGGCAACCGAGACACGGGATTTGGAGCGGTGGTCCATTCTCCACCATTTTATAAAGTTGCATAAATACTCTAGATTGCATGAGGATGATGTCTCGAATACTAGACCCAAACCCTGCAGATCAACCATCCGGAAGCATGCTGGGCCTGATCAATTGCCAGTGGACTTTCTGAATAGTGTTCGTTGTCGCCTCCTGAACTAG
- the LOC127765144 gene encoding protein Asterix: MKEATSSGGGGGGGAGVNDPRQPSTARQYTPPKLSPQDLPIDYAGFLAVVFGVLGVMLRYKVCSWIAIIFCAQSLVNMKNFENDLKQLSMAFMFAVMGLVTNYLGPPRPGTKR, from the exons atgaaggaggcgacgtcgtcgggcggcggcggcggcgggggtgcggGGGTGAACGACCCGCGGcagccgtcgacggcgaggcagTACACGCCGCCGAAGCTGTCGCCGCAGGACCTGCCCATCGACTACGCGGGGttcctcgccgtcgtcttcggCGTCCTCGGCGTCATGCTCCGG TACAAGGTGTGCTCGTGGATCGCTATCATCTTCTGCGCGCAGTCTCTGGTGAACATGAAGAATTTCGAGAATGATCTCAAGCAGCTATCCATGGCTTTCAT GTTTGCAGTTATGGGCTTGGTGACGAACTATCTTGGCCCCCCTCGTCCAGGCACAAAGCGCTAA